In Nocardia sputorum, a single genomic region encodes these proteins:
- a CDS encoding 2'-5' RNA ligase family protein, whose translation MVPTKRPFPLLRPASTSDAAAIRSNDWVAFRQLGNLHDHWTLKSWAPGQSGYYWYLTFDDPALTDLAERCQKTLADDGIDLVPLDALHMTLLSVGKVGEVSDEQLAGIADAARARLADIAPFEVEVGPLTGSASALRFSVAPWHNLLGLHHALRTATAAHRPTSRLPETTDFRPHVGIGYLNRPRASAALIADVAALRDLPPVTVRVSEVDLVELRRDGRRYRWTDRAVLTLA comes from the coding sequence AGCGCCCATTCCCGTTGCTGCGGCCGGCATCGACGTCCGATGCGGCGGCCATTCGGTCCAACGACTGGGTTGCGTTCCGGCAACTCGGGAACCTGCACGACCACTGGACCTTGAAGTCATGGGCGCCCGGTCAGTCCGGTTACTACTGGTATCTCACTTTCGATGATCCCGCGCTGACCGATCTCGCCGAGCGGTGTCAGAAGACTCTCGCCGATGATGGGATCGACCTGGTGCCCCTCGACGCTCTGCACATGACACTCCTGAGTGTCGGCAAGGTCGGCGAAGTGTCCGATGAACAGCTCGCGGGTATCGCGGATGCCGCACGTGCTCGGCTGGCTGATATCGCACCGTTCGAGGTCGAGGTCGGGCCGCTGACCGGATCCGCTAGTGCGCTGCGGTTCTCGGTCGCCCCGTGGCACAACCTGCTGGGCTTGCACCACGCGCTTCGTACGGCGACCGCCGCACACCGGCCGACAAGTCGCCTCCCCGAGACGACCGACTTCCGGCCGCATGTCGGGATCGGCTACCTCAACCGACCCCGGGCCTCCGCGGCGCTGATCGCCGACGTGGCCGCGCTGCGGGATCTGCCACCGGTCACCGTGCGCGTCAGCGAGGTCGACCTCGTCGAGCTGCGCCGCGACGGCCGCCGGTATCGCTGGACCGACCGCGCCGTGCTCACGCTCGCCTGA